A genomic region of Fusarium oxysporum Fo47 chromosome VI, complete sequence contains the following coding sequences:
- a CDS encoding acyl-CoA N-acyltransferase — protein MAQEGMFSANLLSPEVSAALPEGYTLRALRKSDFNSGFLDCLRVLTTVGDITEADFAKQYDDMLAAGSYYIIIIEDTSRGDKPVVGTGALITERKFIHSLGAVGHIEDIAVAKDQQGKKLGLRIIQALDHIAEQVGCYKSILDCSEANEGFYVKCGFRRAGLQMAHYYEGSKVTERRSDLSSNPRHSEKIHLSEVSYSASDSKHM, from the exons ATGGCTCAAGAAGGCATGTTCAGCGCCAACCTCCTCTCCCCTGAGGTCAGCGCCGCTCTCCCCGAGGGTTATACTCTGCGCGCTCTGCGAAAGTCAGACTTCAACAGCGGTTTTCTCGACTGTTTGCGTGTCTTGACCACCGTTGGCGACATCACTGAAGCCGATTTTGCCAAGCAGTATGATGACATGCTCGCTGCTGGCAGTTACTACATTATCATCATTGAGGACACTTCGCGCGGAGACAAGCCTGTTGTTGGAACTGGCGCCTTGATCACTGAGCGCAAGTT CATTCACAGCCTGGGCGCCGTAGGCCACATCGAAGATATCGCCGTCGCAAAGGACCAGcagggcaagaagctcggTCTCCGAATCATCCAAGCCCTAGACCACATCGCCGAGCAAGTTGGCTGCTACAAGAGCATCCTCGACTGCAGCGAAGCCAACGAGGGTTTCTACGTCAAGTGCGGCTTCCGAAGAGCAGGCCTCCAGATGGCCCACTACTATGAAGGCTCAAAGG TTACCGAGCGACGGAGTGATCTTAGCAGCAACCCGAGACATTCGGAGAAAATCCAT CTGAGTGAGGTTTCATATTCGGCTTCCGATTCGAAGCACATGTAA
- a CDS encoding t-SNARE — protein MAVASIQDRTSEFKSVLAQAQRKQSSSKVSSQRRSLLTDAQKDAANGHAGGPPRRSEFARKAAEIGRGISATMGKLEKLAQLAKRRTLFDDRPVEINELTFVIKQDLSSLNQQIGALQTLTKQQHPKADQEGEHNKNVVYLLQGKLTDVSVNFKEVLEARTKNIQASRSRTENFISSVSQHAQPSIQQSASPLYGTPARNSPAPGAQDTLSLNPVGDQQLLMMEEAQPSNTYIQQRGEAIEAIEKTIGELGSIFGQLATMVSEQSEMIQRIDANTEDVVDNVEGAQRELLKYWNRVSSNRMLIAKMFGTLMIFFLIWVLVSG, from the exons ATGGCTGTCGCATCTATTCAAGACCGAACCTCTGAGTTCAAGTCGGTGCTCGCCCAGGCACAGCGAAAACAATCTTCCTCAAAAGTCAGCTCTCAGCGCCGGTCTCTATTGACTGATGCGCAAAAAGATGCCGCCAACGGCCATGCTGGAGGTCCCCCAAGACGATCCGAGTTCGCCCGGAAGGCTGCTGAAATTGGACGTGGCATCTCTGCGACTATGGGCAAGTTGGAAAAGCTAGCTCAAT TGGCGAAGCGACGAACACTTTTCGACGACCGTCCTGTGGAAATCAACGAGCTTACTTTCGTCATCAAGCAAGATCTCTCGTCTCTGAACCAGCAAATTGGAGCTCTTCAAACACTCACCAAGCAACAACACCCCAAGGCCGATCAGGAGGGCGAGCACAACAAGAACGTTGTCTACCTACTACAGGGCAAGCTCACTGACGTCTCGGTCAACTTCAAGGAAGTTCTCGAGGCCAGAACCAAGAACATCCAGGCATCGCGATCAAGAACAGAGAACTTCATCTCCTCCGTGTCGCAACATGCTCAACCATCAATTCAACAGTCGGCTTCTCCTCTCTACGGAACACCAGCTCGCAACTCACCCGCACCAGGAGCCCAAGATACCCTGTCTCTCAACCCCGTTGGCGATCAAcagctgctgatgatggaagaggcACAGCCCTCCAACACATATATCCAACAACGAGGCGAAGCGATTGAAGCTATCGAGAAGACCATTGGCGAGCTTGGCAGCATTTTTGGACAACTAGCTACCATGGTTTCGGAACAAAGCGAGATGATCCAGCGCATTGACGCCAACACAGAAGATGTGGTCGATAATGTTGAAGGAGCACAGCGAGAGCTTCTCAAGTACTGGAACCGAGTATCAAGCAACAGGATGTTGATTGCCAAGATGTTTGGAACGCTAATGATTTTCTTCCT GATCTGGGTTCTTGTTTCGGGCTAA
- a CDS encoding glycosyl hydrolase: MAPLITNVYSADPSAHVFNGKIYVYPSHDRETDIKFNDNGDQYDMADYHVFSTESLDPPAEVVDHGVVLKTEDIPWVSKQLWAPDAAEKNGKFYLYFPARDKQGIFRIGVAVGDKPEGPFTPDPEPIKGSYSIDPASFVDEDGQAYLYFGGLWGGQLQCYQKGNDIFDPEWQGPKEVSGEGVPAQGPRVAKLSEDMHQFADEVKEIQILDPETGKPILGDDHDRRFFEAAWMHKRNGKYYFSYSTGDTHFLCFATGDSPYGPFTYGGRILEPVLGWTTHHSIVEFKGKTYLFYHDCELSKGVDHLRSVKAKEIFYDDGGKIITTTAD; this comes from the coding sequence ATGGCGcctctcatcaccaacgtCTACAGCGCCGACCCTTCGGCGCATGTCTTCAATGGCAAGATCTACGTCTATCCTTCTCACGACCGTGAGACCGATATCAAGTTCAACGACAATGGCGATCAGTACGACATGGCCGATTACCATGTCTTCAGCACTGAGAGCCTCGACCCACCAGCTGAGGTCGTCGACCACGGTGTTGTTCTAAAGACAGAAGACATCCCCTGGGTTTCCAAGCAACTCTGGGCTCCCGATGCCGCTGAGAAGAACGGCAAATTCTACCTCTACTTCCCCGCCAGAGATAAGCAAGGAATATTTCGCATcggtgttgctgttggtgacAAGCCTGAGGGACCTTTCACTCCCGACCCAGAGCCCATCAAGGGAAGCTACAGTATTGACCCTGCAAGCTTcgtggatgaggatggacAAGCGTACCTCTACTTTGGAGGTCTTTGGGGTGGGCAGTTGCAATGCTACCAGAAGGGTAATGATATCTTTGACCCCGAGTGGCAGGGTCCTAAGGAGGTCAGCGGCGAGGGTGTTCCCGCCCAAGGACCAAGAGTAGCCAAGCTCAGTGAGGACATGCACCAATTCGCCGATGAAGTCAAGGAGATCCAGATCCTTGACCCTGAGACTGGCAAGCCCATTCTGGGAGATGACCATGACCGACGTTTCTTTGAGGCTGCGTGGATGCACAAGAGGAATGGAAAGTACTACTTCTCGTACTCAACAGGCGACACACACTTCCTGTGCTTCGCTACTGGAGACAGCCCATACGGACCTTTCACTTACGGTGGACGTATTCTGGAGCCTGTGCTGGGATGGACGACACATCACTCCATTGTTGAGTTCAAGGGCAAGACATATCTCTTCTACCACGACTGCGAGTTAAGCAAGGGTGTGGATCACTTGAGATCTGTCAAGGCTAAGGAGATCTTCTATGACGATGGTGGCAAGATCATCACTACTACAGCTGATTAA
- a CDS encoding chaperonin 10-like protein encodes MATERVKASVLHGEKDLRLEERELPAPSSNEVQVAVKSTGLCGSDLHYYNHFRNGDIIVREPLTLGHESAGTVVAVGSDVTHLKPGDHVALEVGLPCEACELCGEGRYNICRGMKFRSSAKANPHAQGTLQEKINHPAKWCHKMPEHVTLDLGALVEPLSVAMHARDRAALPKGSTVLVLGAGAVGLLAAAVAKADQAKTVIIADILKDRLDFAINNGFADASVVVPMERPQTIEDKLAFAQKVAAMVKETQVNGEAVGEVTAVYECTGVETCVQTAIYATKPGGKVMIIGMGTPVLTIPMSAAALREVDILGVFRYANTYKEIIELLANPPANMPDVSRLVTQRYKGMENIEEAFKMAGKVRDEQGNLVIKVVVDFNEK; translated from the exons atggcaactGAGCGTGTCAAGGCCTCCGTCCTCCACGGCGAGAAGGATCTCCGTCTG GAAGAACGTGAACTTCCGGCACCCTCAAGCAACGAAGTCCAGGTCGCCGTCAAGTCAACCGGCCTCTGTGGTTCCGATCTTCACTACTACAACCACTTCCGCAACGGCGACATCATCGTTCGCGAACCTCTCACCCTCGGCCATGAGTCTGCAGGCACAGTCGTAGCCGTCGGCTCAGACGTTACACATCTCAAGCCTGGCGACCACGTCGCGCTCGAGGTTGGTCTTCCTTGTGAGGCTTGTGAGCTCTGTGGTGAGGGTCGTTACAACATTTGCCGTGGAATGAAGTTCCGCAGCTCAGCGAAGGCCAATCCTCATGCGCAGGGAACTCTACAGGAGAAAATCAACCACCCTGCTAAGTGGTGCCACAA AATGCCCGAACATGTTACTCTCGATCTCGGCGCTCTCGTTGAGCCTCTCTCAGTCGCAATGCACGCCCGTGATCGCGCCGCTCTCCCCAAGGGCTCAACAGTCCTCGTTCTCGGTGCCGGTGCCGTCGGTCTTCTTGCAGCCGCTGTCGCAAAGGCCGACCAAGCCAAGaccgtcatcatcgccgaTATCCTCAAGGACCGCCTTGACTTTGCCATCAACAACGGCTTCGCCGATGCTTCAGTAGTCGTCCCCATGGAGCGACCACAAACTATTGAGGACAAGCTCGCCTTTGCTCAGAAGGTCGCTGCTATGGTGAAGGAGACACAGGTCAACGGAGAGGCTGTCGGTGAGGTTACAGCTGTGTACGAGTGCACTGGTGTAGAAACCTGTGTGCAAACAGCCATCTACGCTACCAAGCCTGGAGGCAAGGTCATGATTATTGGCATGGGAACTCCCGTCCTCACCATCCCCATGTCGGCCGCTGCTCTTCGCGAAGTCGACATCTTGGGTGTCTTCCGTTACGCCAACACGTACAAGGAGATCATTGAGCTTCTGGCCAACCCTCCTGCCAACATGCCTGACGTGAGCCGTCTAGTCACTCAAAGATACAAGGGCATGGAGAACATTGAGGAGGCTTTCAAGATGGCTGGCAAGGTGAGAGATGAACAAGGCAACCTTGTTATCAAGGTTGTTGTGGACTTCAACGAAAAATGA
- a CDS encoding NADP-dependent oxidoreductase domain-containing protein: MAPSTFKLNTGQEIPALGLGTWQSPPGEVEKAVTYALKDGYKLIDCAYCYGNEEEVGAGLKAAFEAGVKREDIFVVTKVWATYNTRPELGLDKSLKALGLDYVDLFLVHWPLLLNPEGNDDKFPKKPDGSRDVIRDYNHVDGWKLMEKLPATGKTRGVGVCNYSKKYLEELLPHATIIPAVNQIENHPSLPQQEIVDFCKEKGIHIEAYSPFGSTGGPVMTAEPVVKIAEKKGVSASTVLLSYHVARGSTVLAKSVTPERITANKTIVDLDDEDMKALNDYSEDLVKKGEVKRYVYPPFGIDFGFPDKS, translated from the exons ATGGCTCCCTCTACCTTCAAGCTTAACACTGGCCAGGAGATTCCTGCCCTTGGTCTCG GTACCTGGCAGTCCCCCCCTGGCGAGGTCGAGAAGGCCGTCACATACGCTCTCAAGGACGGTTACAAGCTGATCGACTGCGCCTACTGCTACGGAAACGAAGAGGAGGTTGGTGCTGGTCTCAAGGCTGCTTTCGAGGCTGGTGTCAAGCGTGAGGACATCTTCGTTGTCACCAAGGTCTGGGCTACTTATAACACCCGCCCTGAGCTTGGTCTCgacaagagcttgaaggctCTTGGCCTTGACTATGTTGATCTTTTCCTGGTG CACTGgcctcttctcctcaaccccGAGGGTAACGACGACAAGTTCCCCAAGAAGCCTGATGGTTCCCGAGATGTTATCCGAGACTACAACCACGTCGATGGCTGGAAGCTCATGGAGAAGCTCCCCGCTACTGGCAAGACCCGTGGTGTCGGTGTCTGCAAC TACAGCAAGAAGTACCTCGAGGAGCTTCTGCCTCATGCCACTATCATCCCCGCCGTCAACCAGATCGAGAACCATCCCAGTCTTCCTCAGCAGGAGATTGTCGACTTCtgcaaggagaagggcaTTCACATTGAGGCATACAGTCCCTTTGGCAGCACTGGTGGCCCCGTCATGACTGCTGAGCCTGTTGTCAAGattgccgagaagaagggtgtcTCCGCCTCTACCGTCCTCCTCAGCTACCATG TCGCCCGTGGCAGCACCGTCCTCGCCAAGTCAGTCACCCCCGAGCGTATCACCGCCAACAAGACCATTGTCGACCTTGACGACGAGGACATGAAGGCTTTGAACGACTACTCCGAAGACcttgtcaagaagggcgaggtCAAGCGATATGTCTATCCTCCCTTCGGCATCGACTTCGGTTTCCCCGATAAGTCATGA